The following proteins are encoded in a genomic region of Actinomadura sp. NAK00032:
- a CDS encoding SRPBCC family protein: protein MAGFVNSVEIERPAGLVFAYVVDPAKFPEWQRDVTDVQVEGDQVGSRFTTVRRIGGAERSMTQEITECVPPRSWAAKGVDGPIRPNATVSVEPLGAERCRVTFGLDFGGRGMAAAVVPMVRRMAAKAAPASHRRLKELLEGDG from the coding sequence ATGGCCGGCTTCGTGAACAGCGTCGAGATCGAACGGCCCGCCGGGCTGGTGTTCGCCTACGTGGTCGATCCTGCGAAGTTCCCCGAGTGGCAGCGGGACGTGACGGACGTGCAGGTCGAAGGTGACCAGGTGGGGTCGCGGTTCACCACTGTCCGGAGGATTGGCGGTGCCGAGCGGTCGATGACTCAGGAGATCACCGAGTGTGTGCCGCCGCGCAGTTGGGCGGCGAAGGGGGTGGACGGGCCGATCCGGCCGAACGCCACGGTCAGCGTCGAGCCGCTCGGGGCTGAAAGGTGCCGGGTGACTTTCGGTCTCGACTTTGGCGGACGCGGGATGGCCGCGGCCGTGGTGCCCATGGTGCGGCGTATGGCGGCGAAGGCCGCGCCTGCGAGCCATCGGCGTTTGAAAGAACTGCTTGAGGGCGACGGATAG
- a CDS encoding sigma-70 family RNA polymerase sigma factor, giving the protein MDDEQLAERFEANRPRLAALAYRMLGSPTEANDAVQEAWLRLSKANADRIENLNGWLTTIVAHICIDMLRTRTSRREDPYDERLPEPVITQDGTDPEEQALLADAVGVAMLVVLDTLTPAERLAFVLHDLFQMPFDEIAAILDRTPTATRQLASRARRRVRSAPVPDPDMTRQRAVVDAFLTAAKTGDLEALVETLAPDIVLHAEADGEYIHLRGARKIAQRAIAFSFRAEFARPALINGTAGLVVATEDEPIAVMAFTVVNDKIAELDIYADPTHLTHLDPTLFN; this is encoded by the coding sequence GTGGACGACGAGCAGCTCGCGGAACGTTTCGAGGCGAACCGGCCCCGCCTGGCGGCACTCGCGTACCGGATGCTGGGCTCGCCAACAGAGGCGAACGATGCCGTCCAGGAAGCGTGGCTGCGGCTGAGCAAGGCCAACGCCGACCGCATCGAGAACCTCAACGGCTGGCTGACGACGATCGTCGCCCACATCTGCATCGACATGCTGCGCACCCGCACGTCCCGCCGCGAGGACCCGTACGACGAGCGCCTCCCCGAACCGGTGATCACCCAGGACGGCACCGACCCCGAAGAACAGGCACTGCTCGCCGACGCCGTGGGCGTCGCCATGCTCGTCGTCCTCGACACCCTGACGCCCGCCGAGCGCCTGGCGTTCGTTCTGCACGACCTGTTCCAGATGCCGTTCGACGAGATCGCCGCCATCCTCGACCGCACCCCGACGGCGACCCGCCAACTCGCCAGCCGCGCCCGCCGCCGCGTCCGCTCGGCCCCCGTCCCAGACCCCGACATGACCCGCCAACGCGCCGTAGTGGACGCGTTCCTCACGGCCGCCAAGACCGGCGACCTGGAAGCCCTGGTCGAGACCCTCGCCCCAGACATCGTCCTGCACGCCGAGGCCGACGGCGAGTACATCCACCTCCGCGGCGCCAGGAAGATCGCCCAACGCGCGATCGCCTTCTCCTTCCGCGCCGAGTTCGCCCGCCCAGCCCTGATCAACGGCACCGCCGGCCTGGTAGTGGCCACAGAGGACGAACCAATCGCCGTCATGGCCTTCACCGTCGTCAACGACAAAATCGCCGAACTCGATATCTACGCCGACCCAACCCACCTAACCCACCTAGACCCAACCCTCTTCAACTAG
- a CDS encoding ATP-binding protein — MSGHIEDEEMIVQVGDLELLVRDADKQAPAAARQFVGEWFQGRGIEYAYTAQLIVSELVTNALLHGQPPIVVRMVRDESDGRPVIEVEDSGDKVPCVQPGSDTAISGRGLLLVAALAEEWGTDPLAEGGKVTWAKCAL, encoded by the coding sequence TTGAGCGGCCACATAGAGGACGAGGAGATGATCGTCCAAGTAGGTGACCTGGAGCTGCTCGTCCGGGACGCGGATAAGCAGGCACCCGCGGCGGCACGGCAGTTCGTCGGTGAGTGGTTCCAGGGTCGGGGCATCGAATACGCCTACACGGCGCAGCTCATCGTGTCCGAGTTGGTCACGAACGCGCTTCTGCACGGGCAGCCGCCGATTGTCGTCCGCATGGTGCGGGACGAGTCGGACGGGCGGCCCGTCATCGAGGTCGAGGACAGCGGCGACAAGGTGCCCTGCGTCCAACCGGGGAGTGACACCGCGATCAGCGGGCGCGGGTTGCTCCTGGTCGCCGCGCTCGCGGAGGAGTGGGGCACTGATCCGCTGGCTGAGGGAGGGAAGGTCACATGGGCGAAGTGCGCTCTCTGA
- a CDS encoding DUF5753 domain-containing protein, translated as MEAGRHRIHEDHAKLIDRHFGTGRLFELLLWFARTAHNPDWFRQYTEYEKQAAFTKIYHGNLIPLFFQTDAYTEAYVHVSDSQDQEAELAARLRRKQAMLGRPEPAFIWLLLGEAALATQVGGPSVMKAQLEHLHRMTGLAHASVRVVPFTAGAHRGADGYFQVIGLENRDIGYAGAQKGGRLIEGPSEARELSFIFDRIGAKAASEDDSRSLIRRYLETYP; from the coding sequence ATGGAGGCCGGCCGGCACCGCATCCACGAGGACCACGCCAAGCTCATCGACCGCCACTTCGGCACCGGCCGCCTGTTCGAGCTCCTCCTCTGGTTCGCCCGGACGGCCCACAACCCCGACTGGTTCCGCCAGTACACCGAGTACGAGAAGCAGGCGGCGTTCACCAAGATCTACCACGGGAACCTGATCCCGCTGTTCTTCCAGACGGACGCCTACACCGAGGCGTATGTCCACGTCAGTGACAGCCAGGACCAGGAGGCGGAACTTGCCGCACGCCTCCGCCGCAAGCAGGCCATGCTGGGACGCCCCGAGCCCGCATTCATCTGGCTCCTCCTAGGAGAGGCTGCACTCGCCACCCAGGTCGGCGGCCCCAGCGTCATGAAGGCGCAGCTGGAGCACCTCCACAGGATGACTGGCCTCGCGCACGCAAGCGTCCGCGTCGTCCCCTTCACGGCCGGCGCGCACCGCGGCGCCGACGGATACTTCCAGGTCATCGGCCTCGAGAACAGGGACATCGGGTACGCGGGGGCGCAGAAGGGCGGCCGGTTGATCGAAGGTCCGAGCGAGGCCAGGGAGCTGAGCTTTATATTCGACCGTATCGGCGCGAAAGCCGCGTCCGAGGACGACTCACGCTCGCTGATCCGACGCTACCTGGAGACATACCCATGA
- a CDS encoding DUF397 domain-containing protein: MTVQWRKSSHSGGANDATCVELAKLSTGIGIRDSKDPEGSLLIVAPAALRQVLRRVTER, translated from the coding sequence ATGACCGTGCAGTGGCGCAAGAGCTCCCACAGCGGAGGCGCCAACGACGCAACCTGCGTTGAACTGGCCAAACTCTCCACAGGCATCGGCATCCGCGACTCTAAAGACCCCGAGGGTAGCCTCCTCATCGTCGCCCCAGCAGCCCTCCGCCAAGTCCTTCGACGGGTGACCGAGCGATAA
- a CDS encoding DNA cytosine methyltransferase produces MIRRAFRVEGRRRARAGVTPCGSSLWRQRVCAPRGWEGAEEWAEKANKIAPTIVGRSKKHGGADLGPTRAKRAWARLGVDALGVANHAPEPGDTFEVAPKLTCEMVARIQGWRDEWGWEFTGRKTSRYRQIGNAFPPPVARAVGEAIARALQKKGTPREREVDRHHDPLYPALRDHDDYMTVAQPLRASGLDLDVPELEHRMALLSRDFEIAKRVTKTTTAYKLGQFKAFMGQEDHDRHDRFLQHRARRCLVFVCVSPGEDRLSEESGGRPWPRY; encoded by the coding sequence GTGATACGACGTGCGTTCAGGGTCGAAGGCAGGCGGCGGGCACGGGCGGGGGTGACGCCGTGCGGGTCAAGCCTGTGGCGACAGAGGGTTTGCGCTCCGCGCGGTTGGGAGGGGGCCGAGGAGTGGGCAGAGAAGGCCAACAAGATCGCGCCCACCATCGTCGGCAGGTCCAAGAAGCATGGCGGCGCAGACCTGGGACCAACACGGGCCAAGCGCGCCTGGGCGCGACTCGGCGTAGATGCTCTTGGGGTCGCGAATCACGCGCCGGAGCCTGGCGACACGTTCGAGGTTGCCCCCAAGCTGACCTGCGAGATGGTGGCCCGCATCCAGGGATGGAGGGACGAGTGGGGCTGGGAGTTCACAGGGCGCAAGACCTCGCGGTACCGGCAGATTGGGAACGCGTTCCCGCCCCCTGTCGCCCGTGCGGTCGGAGAAGCGATCGCCCGCGCCCTTCAGAAGAAGGGCACTCCTCGCGAGCGTGAGGTCGACCGCCATCATGATCCGCTCTACCCTGCGCTTCGTGATCACGATGACTACATGACCGTCGCTCAACCGTTGCGTGCGTCGGGACTAGATCTTGATGTTCCTGAGCTGGAGCACCGGATGGCTCTGCTCAGCCGAGATTTTGAGATCGCCAAGCGCGTCACCAAGACGACGACTGCCTACAAGCTCGGACAGTTCAAGGCGTTTATGGGCCAAGAGGACCACGACCGCCACGATCGTTTCCTTCAGCACAGAGCCAGAAGGTGCCTTGTCTTCGTGTGCGTCAGCCCCGGCGAAGACAGGCTGTCCGAAGAAAGCGGCGGAAGACCCTGGCCCAGGTATTAG
- a CDS encoding DEAD/DEAH box helicase → MSELTSGFVDPAFLLGIGPNQFPRQIERLLWHLGFSNVANIDGSGDEGGDLLGHRKGHDWVLQCKWKKQGAVSLAAIDEVAHARDHYRATRAAVVTNTRMSADAIRRTEQLTLLAPRIHLWQGRTLNQVFENIPDRFAGIELRPYQLEARSSINISLDDSERALLILATGLGKTIVSGEIIADHLRRYPDDQVLVVAHTKDLVDQLERALWRHLDKHTKTRLLTGEERPDDLDGVTCATLASALYAARQGYQPRLVVVDEAHHVGENGQYGELLNLLHNSRQLGVTATPWRGDEYDISHRFGPASFTLGIEEGMRRGYLAQVDYRLFVDNIDWDIVRHASEHSYSLGELNSKLFLPQRDEAIRDELASIWGHVAHPRAIVFCRTVEHAERLADLLRRNPRWSDALAVHASLSKRERQSRLLAFRSGRVPILTSVDILNEGVDVPDVNILCFARVTHSRRIFVQQLGRGLRLRDGKDRVVVLDFVSDLRRIAAALNIKRELEAGETETLTRFAPSSIEFSDQRVDSLMNEWIKDAASLETAYDEARLQFPDPSATSGW, encoded by the coding sequence GTGAGTGAGCTGACCAGTGGTTTCGTCGATCCTGCCTTTCTCCTCGGGATCGGCCCCAACCAGTTCCCCAGGCAGATCGAACGGCTTCTGTGGCATCTTGGCTTCTCCAATGTCGCCAACATCGATGGGTCAGGAGACGAGGGCGGTGACCTTCTTGGGCATCGCAAGGGTCACGACTGGGTGCTCCAATGCAAGTGGAAGAAGCAAGGAGCGGTGAGTCTGGCGGCGATCGATGAAGTAGCCCACGCCCGGGACCACTACCGGGCGACACGTGCGGCTGTGGTGACCAATACCCGGATGAGCGCGGACGCCATTCGCCGGACCGAGCAGCTCACCCTATTGGCACCTCGAATCCATCTCTGGCAAGGCCGAACTCTCAACCAAGTTTTCGAAAATATCCCCGATCGATTCGCCGGGATCGAACTGCGGCCCTACCAGCTAGAAGCCCGCTCATCGATCAACATCTCGCTGGACGACAGCGAGCGGGCGCTACTCATCCTCGCCACAGGACTGGGCAAGACGATCGTCAGTGGCGAGATCATCGCCGACCATCTCCGGCGATACCCCGACGACCAGGTCCTCGTCGTCGCACACACCAAGGACCTCGTCGATCAACTCGAACGAGCCCTATGGCGGCACTTGGATAAGCACACCAAAACGCGCCTACTCACGGGCGAAGAACGGCCAGATGACCTCGACGGCGTCACCTGCGCCACACTGGCGAGCGCTCTGTACGCCGCGCGGCAGGGCTACCAGCCCCGTCTTGTGGTCGTCGACGAAGCCCACCATGTCGGAGAGAACGGGCAGTATGGCGAGCTCCTCAATCTACTCCATAACTCCCGCCAGTTGGGCGTCACCGCGACTCCATGGCGGGGGGACGAGTACGACATCAGCCACCGCTTCGGCCCGGCCTCGTTCACGTTGGGCATCGAGGAAGGGATGAGGCGGGGCTATCTAGCGCAGGTGGACTACCGCCTGTTCGTGGACAACATCGACTGGGACATCGTCAGACACGCCAGCGAACACTCCTACAGTCTGGGCGAGCTGAACTCCAAGCTCTTCCTCCCACAGCGCGACGAGGCCATCCGCGACGAGCTCGCATCAATCTGGGGGCATGTCGCACACCCGCGAGCCATCGTCTTCTGCCGGACGGTGGAACACGCCGAACGCCTGGCGGATCTGCTACGCCGTAACCCGCGTTGGTCCGACGCCCTCGCCGTCCACGCCAGCCTGTCCAAACGCGAGCGCCAGTCTAGGCTCCTCGCCTTCAGGTCCGGGCGAGTGCCGATCCTGACCTCCGTGGACATCCTCAACGAGGGCGTGGACGTCCCCGACGTCAACATTCTCTGTTTCGCACGTGTAACCCACAGCCGACGCATCTTCGTGCAGCAACTCGGCCGCGGACTCCGCCTCCGGGATGGCAAGGACCGGGTGGTGGTGCTGGACTTCGTCAGCGATCTCCGACGTATCGCGGCGGCACTGAACATCAAGCGGGAACTGGAAGCCGGCGAGACCGAGACCCTCACGCGGTTCGCACCATCCAGCATCGAGTTCTCCGACCAGCGAGTCGACTCGCTCATGAACGAGTGGATCAAGGACGCCGCGAGCCTGGAGACCGCATACGATGAGGCACGCCTGCAATTCCCCGATCCCTCCGCGACCTCCGGTTGGTGA
- a CDS encoding ATP-binding protein: protein MTDHEVNVKPHGRILSVLGDIEFSLWQCLAELIDNAFDDFLSQGGPGVDRPTVAISLPGRDSDLRTAEVWISDNGRGMDLETLSNAVRAGWTSNSRYGSLGLYGMGFNVATARLGRKTTIKTTRAGDPSWTVLTLDLVQLGRGDKYDVPVRYEPKDTPDEHGTHVIISDLKRDKWDGLSKQDVKIREQLGDVYSYLLRERDFLITVNGKKVKPRLPCVWDASRTVTRSGTTIPAVIEINRTLPPAKACKDCGHWNPDWVQECEDCKGDQLQLRERRIWGWIGVQRYLHKSDYGIDFLRNGRKILIRDKRFFLWEDPSEIDEPDPEYPIDSRRGRGRFVGEIHCDHVPVNYQKNAFEYDGPEWRTVVRYVRGDSPLREKIAGRLGLPRNTSPLSRLYAGFRREDPGLNYLVPGDGKQALFDRAIEWAKKFRAGDPEYQTDEKWYEAAYQHDHPVVPEPEDEPDDIFDEMGLGDETPNDDETGSDSRIPLVPRPDPDPTETLDQRMARYRAKATQVIDLSGRYEAPDLGSVELSVWAVRDRSLLDPAGNVVPLFTQMVKAPRVELFVAVNHPLFTDFGIEMRDLAMVELAEFMRLRAAPMSRDPKPLSSVLADIKSRATDQKITADVLAGRAIRLLDRIREAMQREVKGSPSGYWEMLQESDRTLTQRRFAIEGGDTPWDTVLESGDFALFLPASAVVRLLEKRPEAFLDGKVFKRSYLSLTDDSSRALVVSRLVGFVSDLALMEEHQPKFGLTELHRVKLSCLLVESDLADTE, encoded by the coding sequence ATGACAGATCATGAGGTCAACGTCAAGCCTCACGGCCGCATCCTGTCCGTGCTGGGGGATATCGAATTCTCCCTGTGGCAGTGCCTGGCCGAACTGATCGACAACGCCTTCGACGACTTCTTGAGCCAAGGCGGACCGGGCGTCGACCGGCCAACCGTGGCCATCTCCCTCCCCGGGCGCGACAGCGACCTCAGGACCGCCGAGGTGTGGATCAGCGACAACGGCCGGGGGATGGACCTGGAGACACTCTCCAACGCGGTCCGAGCCGGCTGGACAAGCAATAGTCGCTACGGCTCACTCGGCCTGTACGGGATGGGCTTCAACGTCGCCACGGCGCGCCTGGGCAGGAAGACAACCATCAAGACCACGCGCGCGGGTGATCCCTCCTGGACGGTCCTCACCCTTGACTTGGTACAACTTGGTCGAGGCGACAAATATGACGTCCCAGTGCGATACGAACCAAAAGACACTCCAGACGAGCACGGCACGCATGTGATCATCAGTGACCTGAAGCGAGACAAGTGGGACGGCCTCTCGAAACAAGACGTCAAGATCCGTGAGCAGCTCGGCGACGTGTACTCCTACCTGCTGCGCGAGCGGGATTTCCTGATCACGGTCAATGGAAAGAAGGTCAAACCCCGTCTGCCCTGCGTCTGGGACGCCTCGAGGACCGTGACTCGGAGCGGCACGACTATCCCCGCCGTCATCGAGATCAATCGGACCCTGCCGCCAGCGAAGGCGTGCAAGGACTGTGGCCATTGGAACCCCGACTGGGTTCAGGAGTGCGAAGACTGCAAGGGAGACCAACTCCAACTGCGCGAACGTCGGATCTGGGGATGGATCGGCGTCCAGCGCTATCTTCACAAGAGCGACTACGGGATCGACTTCCTTCGCAACGGCCGGAAGATCTTGATCCGCGACAAGCGCTTCTTCCTCTGGGAAGACCCCAGCGAGATCGACGAGCCGGATCCGGAGTACCCCATCGACTCCCGTCGGGGCCGAGGTCGCTTCGTCGGCGAGATCCATTGTGATCATGTTCCCGTCAACTATCAGAAGAACGCCTTCGAGTACGACGGACCCGAATGGAGGACGGTCGTCCGGTACGTGCGAGGCGACAGCCCTCTACGCGAGAAGATCGCCGGGCGGCTCGGACTCCCAAGGAACACGAGCCCGCTCTCCCGGCTCTACGCGGGGTTTAGACGGGAGGATCCCGGGCTCAACTACCTCGTGCCCGGTGACGGCAAGCAGGCCCTGTTCGATCGAGCCATCGAATGGGCCAAGAAGTTTCGGGCCGGCGATCCCGAATACCAAACCGACGAAAAATGGTACGAGGCCGCCTACCAGCACGATCACCCGGTCGTGCCAGAACCGGAGGACGAGCCCGACGACATCTTCGACGAGATGGGGTTGGGTGACGAGACACCGAACGACGATGAGACGGGCTCCGACTCCAGAATCCCACTGGTCCCCCGTCCGGATCCAGATCCGACCGAGACGCTCGACCAGCGCATGGCGCGCTACCGGGCAAAGGCAACACAGGTCATCGACCTCTCCGGTCGCTACGAAGCCCCGGACCTCGGAAGTGTCGAGCTCTCCGTATGGGCGGTACGTGATCGCTCTCTGTTGGATCCTGCGGGCAACGTCGTGCCCCTCTTCACCCAGATGGTCAAGGCTCCACGAGTCGAGCTCTTCGTCGCCGTCAACCATCCTCTCTTCACCGACTTCGGCATCGAGATGAGAGACCTCGCGATGGTGGAACTCGCCGAGTTCATGCGGCTCCGCGCGGCCCCGATGAGCAGAGACCCCAAGCCCCTTTCGAGCGTCCTCGCGGACATCAAGAGCAGAGCGACCGATCAGAAGATCACCGCTGACGTGCTGGCAGGCCGGGCGATTCGGCTGCTCGACCGGATCCGTGAAGCCATGCAGCGTGAAGTGAAGGGCTCACCCTCGGGATACTGGGAGATGCTTCAGGAATCCGACCGAACCCTAACCCAACGTAGGTTCGCCATCGAGGGCGGTGACACCCCCTGGGATACCGTCCTCGAATCCGGCGACTTCGCACTGTTCCTGCCCGCGAGCGCGGTCGTCCGTCTTCTGGAGAAGCGTCCAGAGGCGTTCCTGGACGGCAAGGTCTTCAAACGCTCCTACTTGAGTCTCACCGACGACAGCTCCCGGGCCCTTGTCGTGTCTCGGCTGGTTGGCTTCGTAAGCGACCTCGCGCTCATGGAGGAACACCAGCCCAAGTTCGGCCTGACTGAACTTCACCGCGTCAAGCTGAGTTGTCTGCTGGTCGAATCCGACCTGGCCGACACGGAATAG
- a CDS encoding Eco29kI family restriction endonuclease — protein sequence MTSEQEQPEPYNPLDDENLARNVADALEAEPARAFPHADTRWAENRVPTSAGLYALYYVGSAAPYAPLGELTRRSASVEDNDVGPHAIPIYVGRALAGATRRGHAPNEGGIRRRLQEHRSSIRKATSTLDLADFRYRYLVVKDIWVPLGEYGLLRRYTPLWNNVLDGFGIHGPGGGRGKQARSRWDTLHPGRTFGNYLPPHVDSVDQITARIAQALDATLHHQVIPSELLVTEPPETPTLPEA from the coding sequence GTGACCTCCGAGCAAGAACAACCCGAACCCTACAACCCCCTCGACGACGAGAACCTGGCCCGCAACGTCGCCGACGCGCTCGAGGCCGAACCGGCCCGGGCGTTCCCGCACGCCGACACTAGGTGGGCGGAAAACCGCGTCCCCACGAGCGCCGGACTCTACGCCCTCTACTACGTGGGGTCGGCAGCGCCATACGCGCCTCTCGGCGAGTTGACCCGCCGCAGCGCGAGTGTCGAAGACAACGACGTCGGGCCACACGCGATCCCGATCTACGTCGGCCGGGCGCTGGCCGGCGCCACCCGTCGCGGTCACGCGCCCAACGAGGGCGGAATCCGCAGGCGCCTCCAGGAACACAGGAGTTCGATCAGGAAGGCGACCAGCACGCTCGACCTCGCGGACTTCAGGTATCGCTACCTCGTCGTGAAAGACATCTGGGTGCCCTTGGGAGAGTACGGTCTCCTCCGTCGCTACACCCCCCTATGGAACAACGTGCTCGACGGCTTTGGCATCCATGGCCCGGGAGGTGGACGAGGCAAACAGGCGCGCTCTCGATGGGACACCCTGCACCCTGGTCGTACCTTCGGCAACTATCTCCCACCCCACGTCGACTCGGTGGACCAGATCACGGCGCGCATCGCCCAAGCGCTCGACGCGACGCTCCACCACCAGGTCATACCGAGCGAACTCCTGGTCACCGAGCCTCCAGAGACCCCCACACTGCCCGAGGCCTAA
- a CDS encoding DNA cytosine methyltransferase produces MLEQDEEGQRKRASVELFAGGGGLACGVEAAGFRPLLLNEFDRRACETLRLNGAEPHRDLGDPPIPEEGQAPPLVEGDVRLVSFKYLKGRVDLLAGGPPCQPFSLGGVAKGDEDNRNMFPQMFRAVREIRPKVVICENVRGLLRPSFAPYFDYIQRELELPFTTRAKGATWRDHDALLRERGRSKRIAAHRRYLVERFPVNAADYGVPQIRHRVILVAFRADLRVDVERFKKLVETEYALYSETELYRSMRDGRYWERHNDVPKHVRDRVMERIPKTLPEPDGDAPRPWRTLRDALKGIGDQTELPPVPVKLMDRKTEIKGIKDHIGWPDARIYDGHTPNELDRPAKTVKAGVHGVPGGESVVMLDDGSHRYMTVRETARVMTFPDDHQLDGPRGEKMRQLGNAVPVLLGEAFAKAVANALDHAGH; encoded by the coding sequence ATGCTTGAACAGGACGAGGAAGGCCAGCGGAAGCGGGCGTCGGTGGAGTTGTTCGCCGGCGGCGGAGGTCTGGCCTGCGGCGTCGAGGCGGCGGGGTTCCGTCCGCTGCTCCTCAACGAGTTCGACAGGCGGGCGTGCGAGACACTGCGCCTCAACGGTGCCGAGCCACATCGGGACCTGGGGGATCCGCCCATCCCGGAGGAGGGTCAGGCCCCTCCACTCGTGGAGGGCGATGTACGACTCGTCTCCTTCAAGTACCTCAAGGGACGGGTGGATCTCCTGGCGGGGGGACCGCCGTGTCAGCCGTTCAGCCTTGGCGGCGTCGCCAAGGGCGATGAGGACAACCGGAACATGTTCCCGCAGATGTTTCGCGCGGTGCGGGAGATACGCCCCAAGGTCGTGATCTGCGAGAACGTCAGGGGGCTTCTTCGTCCATCGTTTGCCCCTTACTTCGACTACATCCAACGTGAACTCGAGTTGCCCTTCACCACCCGGGCGAAGGGTGCGACCTGGCGAGACCACGATGCCTTGTTGAGGGAGCGTGGGAGGAGTAAGAGGATAGCCGCGCATCGTCGGTATCTCGTCGAGAGGTTCCCGGTGAACGCCGCGGACTACGGCGTTCCACAGATAAGACATCGCGTGATTCTCGTGGCGTTCCGGGCCGACCTGCGGGTCGATGTGGAGAGGTTCAAGAAGCTCGTGGAGACCGAATACGCCCTGTACTCGGAGACCGAGCTCTATCGCTCGATGCGTGATGGAAGGTACTGGGAGCGTCACAATGACGTGCCTAAACACGTCCGGGACCGCGTCATGGAGCGAATCCCCAAGACGCTGCCCGAGCCGGACGGGGACGCCCCCCGGCCCTGGCGTACTCTTCGGGACGCGTTGAAGGGAATCGGGGACCAGACCGAACTCCCACCCGTTCCAGTGAAGCTCATGGACCGAAAGACCGAGATCAAGGGGATCAAGGACCATATTGGCTGGCCGGACGCTCGAATCTATGATGGCCACACCCCCAACGAACTAGACCGACCCGCCAAGACGGTGAAGGCGGGCGTGCACGGCGTCCCTGGAGGTGAGTCCGTGGTGATGCTTGACGACGGCAGTCACCGCTACATGACCGTGCGAGAGACGGCGCGTGTCATGACCTTCCCGGACGACCACCAGCTTGACGGGCCGCGCGGGGAGAAGATGCGCCAACTCGGGAACGCTGTCCCCGTGCTGCTCGGCGAGGCCTTCGCCAAGGCCGTGGCCAACGCTCTGGACCACGCGGGGCACTGA
- a CDS encoding very short patch repair endonuclease translates to MCEVHNGTRAENLTEAWKAAIERKLVGTGEADAPRVDSWASSPAVRSVMRGNRGKDTRPELALRSAVHRLGLRYRVGSRPIPGVRRTADMVFTRAKVAVFLDGCFWHGCPEHHRPAKRNGEFWTSKIEGNRRRDRETNEILADTGWLAVRVWEHEDPQEAAQRVADVVRQRAANPTLPLAPGTATGEGRDGEIA, encoded by the coding sequence GTGTGCGAGGTACACAACGGCACTCGCGCCGAGAACCTGACCGAGGCCTGGAAGGCGGCGATCGAAAGGAAGTTGGTCGGGACAGGGGAGGCCGATGCCCCGCGGGTCGACTCCTGGGCGAGTTCGCCGGCCGTCCGATCCGTCATGCGTGGCAACCGTGGCAAGGACACGCGACCGGAGCTTGCGCTGCGCTCGGCGGTGCACCGGCTGGGTCTCCGTTATCGAGTGGGATCCCGTCCGATCCCAGGGGTCCGCCGTACCGCGGACATGGTGTTCACCCGGGCCAAGGTCGCGGTCTTCTTGGACGGGTGCTTCTGGCACGGATGTCCTGAGCACCACCGCCCCGCCAAGCGCAACGGTGAGTTCTGGACGAGCAAGATAGAGGGCAACCGGAGACGGGACAGGGAGACCAACGAGATTCTCGCCGACACCGGGTGGCTCGCCGTACGCGTTTGGGAACACGAGGATCCGCAAGAAGCGGCCCAGCGCGTGGCCGACGTCGTCCGACAACGTGCGGCCAACCCGACGCTCCCGCTCGCCCCTGGGACGGCGACCGGCGAAGGGCGGGATGGTGAGATCGCGTGA